From Caretta caretta isolate rCarCar2 chromosome 16, rCarCar1.hap1, whole genome shotgun sequence, the proteins below share one genomic window:
- the DOLPP1 gene encoding dolichyldiphosphatase 1: MAAVGECSLPAPWRPVSLTHVEYLAGDFSGQLLAYLSLCPIFIIVGFVTLIIFKRELHTISFLGGLAFNEGVNWLIKNIIREPRPCEEAHSTVTTKYGMPSSHSQFMWFFSVYSFLFLYLRMHQTNNARFLDLLWRHVLSICLVTVAFLVSYSRVYLLYHTWSQVLYGGVAGSIMAIAWFAFTQEILTPLFPKIAAWPASEFFLIRDTSLIPNILWFEYTVTRAEARNRQRKLGTKLQ; this comes from the exons ATGGCCGCAGTCGGAGAGTGCTCGCTTCCCGCTCCCTGGCGCCCGGTCTCCCTCACCCATGTCGAGTATCTTGCAG GTGATTTCTCTGGTCAGCTCTTAGCCTACTTGAGTCTCTGTCCAATTTTCATCATAGTCGGCTTTGTTACACTCATCATATTCAAGAGAGAGCTTCATACG ATATCTTTCTTAGGGGGGCTGGCATTCAACGAAGGAGTGAACTGGCTAATAAAGAATATTATCCGTGAGCCACGGCCCTGTGAAG aAGCCCATTCAACAGTGACTACAAAATACGGGATGCCATCCAGTCACTCTCAGTTTATGTGGTTTTTCTCTGTTTACTCGTTCCTGTTTCTTTATTTAAG aatgcaCCAAACAAACAATGCCAGGTTTCTGGATTTACTGTGGCGACATGTGCTGTCCATCTGCCTTGTCACGGTGGCCTTTCTAGTCTCATATAGTAG GGTCTATCTGCTCTACCACACCTGGAGCCAGGTCTTATATGGAGGTGTTGCAGGAAGCATCATGGCCATAGCCTGGTTTGCATTCACACAGGAGATCTTAACTCCTTTGTTCCCAAAGATAGCTGCATG GCCAGCTTCAGAGTTCTTTTTAATCAGAGATACCAGCCTCATTCCCAACATCCTGTGGTTTGAATACACAGTCACCAGAGCAGAGGCAAG AAACAGACAGCGCAAGCTAGGTACGAAGCTCCAGTGA